From Tachysurus fulvidraco isolate hzauxx_2018 chromosome 10, HZAU_PFXX_2.0, whole genome shotgun sequence, one genomic window encodes:
- the si:ch211-284k5.2 gene encoding sperm axonemal maintenance protein CFAP97D1 isoform X1, whose protein sequence is MHKAYQPLRPTANKYLQKKWDQEHYDKHRKKVTEAKPIVDTKGIRTPTHIQVKLKKVQVEKERQAVIDRDNQLLASKLADIQLSKGRIDHRNFYPERSLNAERRRTKLLEVAHENQAIYERITAQESEYRRELWEEDWVRTEQRREIITRYPHGVAHKQKMKKKSVKFFGGTSGQALRSSSRTRDGETTDEDLRHQ, encoded by the exons ATGCATAAAGCTTACCAGCCACTCAGACCTACTGCTAATAAATACCTGCAGAAGAAATGGGACCAGGAGCACTATGACAAGCATCGGAAGAAG GTGACTGAAGCCAAGCCCATAGTAGACACCAAAGGCATCCGAACACCAACCCACATTCAAGTGAAGCTAAAGAAAGTACAG GTTGAAAAAGAGAGGCAAGCCGTCATCGACAGAGATAACCAGCTGCTAGCATCCAAACTAGCTGATATTCAGCTTTCTAAAGGGCGCATAGACCACAGGAACTTCTATCCTGAGCGAAG TCTGAACGCTGAAAGAAGGAGGACCAAACTACTGGAGGTGGCTCATGAGAATCAGGCGATCTATGAGAGGATCACGGCACAGGAATCCGAATACAGACGGGAGCTGTGGGAGGAAGACTGGGTGAGGACGGAACAAAGGCGAGAAATTATCACACGCTATCCACATGGAGTGGCTCATAAGCAG aagatgaagaagaaaagtgTCAAGTTCTTTGGAGGAACATCAGGTCAGGCGCTTCGCTCATCCAGCAGAACGCGAGACGGCGAAACCACAGACGAAGACCTCCGACATCAATAA
- the si:ch211-284k5.2 gene encoding sperm axonemal maintenance protein CFAP97D1 isoform X2, which yields MHKAYQPLRPTANKYLQKKWDQEHYDKHRKKVTEAKPIVDTKGIRTPTHIQVKLKKVQVEKERQAVIDRDNQLLASKLADIQLSKGRIDHRNFYPERSLNAERRRTKLLEVAHENQAIYERITAQESEYRRELWEEDWVRTEQRREIITRYPHGVAHKQMKKKSVKFFGGTSGQALRSSSRTRDGETTDEDLRHQ from the exons ATGCATAAAGCTTACCAGCCACTCAGACCTACTGCTAATAAATACCTGCAGAAGAAATGGGACCAGGAGCACTATGACAAGCATCGGAAGAAG GTGACTGAAGCCAAGCCCATAGTAGACACCAAAGGCATCCGAACACCAACCCACATTCAAGTGAAGCTAAAGAAAGTACAG GTTGAAAAAGAGAGGCAAGCCGTCATCGACAGAGATAACCAGCTGCTAGCATCCAAACTAGCTGATATTCAGCTTTCTAAAGGGCGCATAGACCACAGGAACTTCTATCCTGAGCGAAG TCTGAACGCTGAAAGAAGGAGGACCAAACTACTGGAGGTGGCTCATGAGAATCAGGCGATCTATGAGAGGATCACGGCACAGGAATCCGAATACAGACGGGAGCTGTGGGAGGAAGACTGGGTGAGGACGGAACAAAGGCGAGAAATTATCACACGCTATCCACATGGAGTGGCTCATAAGCAG atgaagaagaaaagtgTCAAGTTCTTTGGAGGAACATCAGGTCAGGCGCTTCGCTCATCCAGCAGAACGCGAGACGGCGAAACCACAGACGAAGACCTCCGACATCAATAA
- the si:ch211-284k5.2 gene encoding uncharacterized protein CFAP97D2 isoform X3 produces the protein MHKAYQPLRPTANKYLQKKWDQEHYDKHRKKVTEAKPIVDTKGIRTPTHIQVKLKKVQVEKERQAVIDRDNQLLASKLADIQLSKGRIDHRNFYPERSLNAERRRTKLLEVAHENQAIYERITAQESEYRRELWEEDWVRTEQRREIITRYPHGVAHKQRLYQFRLCSPS, from the exons ATGCATAAAGCTTACCAGCCACTCAGACCTACTGCTAATAAATACCTGCAGAAGAAATGGGACCAGGAGCACTATGACAAGCATCGGAAGAAG GTGACTGAAGCCAAGCCCATAGTAGACACCAAAGGCATCCGAACACCAACCCACATTCAAGTGAAGCTAAAGAAAGTACAG GTTGAAAAAGAGAGGCAAGCCGTCATCGACAGAGATAACCAGCTGCTAGCATCCAAACTAGCTGATATTCAGCTTTCTAAAGGGCGCATAGACCACAGGAACTTCTATCCTGAGCGAAG TCTGAACGCTGAAAGAAGGAGGACCAAACTACTGGAGGTGGCTCATGAGAATCAGGCGATCTATGAGAGGATCACGGCACAGGAATCCGAATACAGACGGGAGCTGTGGGAGGAAGACTGGGTGAGGACGGAACAAAGGCGAGAAATTATCACACGCTATCCACATGGAGTGGCTCATAAGCAG